In Carassius carassius chromosome 7, fCarCar2.1, whole genome shotgun sequence, one genomic interval encodes:
- the LOC132143350 gene encoding sodium/potassium-transporting ATPase subunit alpha-1-like produces the protein MGLGTGNDEYTLTATSENETKKPKKGKKKKKDVNELKKEVELDDHKLTLDELSRKYGTDLNKGLSSSRANEIFERDGPNALTPPPTTPEWVKFCTQLFGGFQTLLWFGAFLCFTAYGIQAASNEEPANDNLYLGLVLAFVVIVNGWFSYYQESKSSKIMESFRNLVPQQALVVRDGEKKVITANEVVAGDLVEVKGGDKIPADLRIISTHGCKVDNSSLTGESEPQTRTPDFSHENPLETRNIAFFSTNCVEGTARGVVINTGDRTVMGRIASLASSLDGGKTPIAREIEHFIHIISGVAVFLGVAFLILSLILGYGWLEAVVFLIGIIVANVPEGLPATVTVCLTLTAKRMAKKNCLVKNLEAVETLGSTSTICSDKTGTLTQNRMTVAHMWFDNRIHEADTTENQSGASFDKSSPTWSALSRVAGLCNRAVFRAEQSHLPILSRETAGDASESALLKCIELCCGSVTEMRENYQKICEIPFNSTNKYQVSVHKNPNSSESKHLLVMKGAPERILDRCSTILIQGKEQPLDDEMKDSFQNAYVELGGLGERVLGFCHFSLPDDQFPEGFAFDTEDVNFPTENLCFVGLMSMIDPPRAAVPDAVGKCRSAGIKVIMVTGDHPITAKAIAMGVGIISEGNETVEDIAARLNIPVGEVNPRDAKACVVHGGELKNMNESDLDEILKYHTEIVFARTSPQQKLIIVEGCQRQGAIVAVTGDGVNDSPALKKADIGVAMGIAGSDVSKQAADMILLDDNFASIVTGVEEGRLIFDNLKKSIAYTLTSKIPEMSPFLMFVLVGIPLPLGTVTILCIDLGTDLIPAISLAYENAENDIMKRQPRNAQTDRLVNARLISMAYGQIGMIQAVAGFFTYIVVMSENGFWPSYLPGLRVGWEDRSISDLEDSYGQQWTFEARKIIESTCHTAFFISIVVVQWGDLIIVKTRRNSIIQQGMKNKVLIFAFFEEAALAAFLSYCPGMDVAVRMYPLRPLWWFTAFPYSLLIFIYDEVRKYLLRQNPGGWVERETYY, from the exons ATGGGGCTTGGC ACGGGGAATGATGAGTACACATTGACGGCAACTTCTGAGAAtgaaaccaaaaagcccaaaaagggtaaaaaaaagaagaaggatGTGAACGAACTGAAGAAAGAAGTGGAGCTG GACGACCACAAGCTGACATTGGATGAACTTTCTCGCAAATACGGCACTGACTTGAATAAG GGCTTGTCTTCTTCCCGTGCAAACGAGATCTTTGAGCGTGATGGACCTAATGCCCTGACCCCACCTCCAACAACTCCAGAATGGGTCAAGTTCTGCACACAACTCTTCGGTGGATTCCAGACACTGCTGTGGTTTGGTGCATTTCTTTGTTTCACGGCGTATGGAATTCAGGCTGCCTCTAACGAAGAACCAGCGAATGACAAT CTGTACCTGGGACTTGTGCTAGCTTTTGTTGTCATAGTCAACGGATGGTTCTCATACTATCAAGAATCCAAGAGCTCTAAGATCATGGAATCTTTCAGGAACCTTGTGCCTCAG CAAGCATTAGTCGTGCGTGATGGAGAGAAAAAGGTCATCACTGCGAATGAGGTAGTCGCCGGAGATCTTGTGGAGGTCAAAGGTGGAGACAAAATCCCAGCTGATCTTCGTATCATCTCTACACATGGATGCAAG GTGGACAACTCTTCCCTCACTGGAGAATCTGAGCCCCAGACTCGTACTCCGGACTTCTCCCATGAAAACCCATTGGAGACAAGAAACATTGCGTTTTTCTCTACCAACTGTGTTGAAG GTACTGCCAGAGGGGTTGTCATCAACACCGGTGACCGTACTGTCATGGGTCGTATTGCATCACTTGCCTCCAGTCTGGATGGTGGAAAAACACCAATTGCTAGAGAGATTGAGCACTTCATCCACATCATCTCTGGTGTAGCTGTCTTCCTGGGTGTGGCCTTCCTAATCCTGTCCCTGATTCTCGGATATGGATGGTTGGAAGCTGTTGTTTTCCTTATTGGTATCATTGTTGCTAATGTACCTGAAGGTCTCCCTGCCACTGTAACC GTGTGTCTAACTCTGACTGCCAAACGTATGGCAAAGAAGAACTGCCTGGTGAAGAATCTCGAAGCTGTGGAGACTCTTGGCTCGACCTCCACCATCTGCTCTGACAAGACTGGAACTTTGACCCAGAACCGAATGACCGTCGCTCACATGTGGTTTGACAATCGCATTCATGAAGCAGACACCACAGAGAACCAGAGTGGAGCCTCTTTTGACAAGAGCTCTCCAACTTGGTCCGCTCTCTCACGTGTTGCTGGACTTTGCAATCGTGCTGTTTTTCGTGCTGAACAGAGCCATCTCCCAATCCTTAGC CGAGAAACAGCTGGTGATGCCTCAGAGTCCGCCCTGTTGAAGTGTATTGAGCTGTGCTGCGGTTCAGTCACTGAAATGAGAGAGAATTACCAAAAGATTTGTGAGATCCCTTTCAACTCCACCAACAAGTATCAG GTCTCAGTCCACAAGAATCCCAATTCTTCTGAGTCTAAGcacctgctggtgatgaagggaGCCCCTGAGAGAATCCTAGATCGATGCTCTACTATTTTGATTCAAGGAAAAGAGCAGCCTTTGGACGATGAAATGAAAGATTCATTCCAAAATGCTTATGTAGAACTTGGAGGTCTTGGAGAAAGAGTGCTGG GTTTCTGCCACTTTAGCCTCCCTGATGACCAGTTCCCTGAGGGTTTTGCATTTGATACTGAAGATGTGAACTTCCCCACTGAGAACCTGTGTTTTGTTGGCCTCATGTCTATGATCGATCCTCCTCGTGCAGCTGTACCAGATGCTGTGGGCAAATGCAGGAGTGCAGGAATCAAG GTTATCATGGTTACTGGAGACCATCCAATTACAGCTAAGGCTATTGCAATGGGTGTTGGCATCATCTCTGAAGGCAATGAGACTGTGGAAGACATTGCTGCACGTTTAAACATCCCTGTTGGAGAGGTCAATCCAAG AGATGCCAAGGCCTGTGTGGTCCATGGTGGAGAACTGAAGAACATGAATGAAAGCGACTTGGATGAGATCCTCAAATACCATACAGAAATTGTGTTCGCCAGAACCTCTCCACAACAAAAGCTGATTATCGTGGAAGGTTGTCAGCGACAG GGTGCCATTGTAGCTGTAACCGGTGATGGTGTCAATGATTCTCCTGCTCTGAAGAAGGCTGATATTGGTGTGGCTATGGGTATCGCTGGATCTGATGTATCTAAACAGGCTGCTGACATGATCCTTCTGGACGACAACTTTGCCTCAATTGTCACTGGAGTAGAAGAAG GACGTCTGATCTTTGACAACTTGAAGAAGTCTATCGCCTACACGCTGACTAGTAAGATTCCTGAGATGTCCCCCTTCCTCATGTTTGTCCTCGTTGGTATTCCTCTACCTTTGGGCACCGTCACCATTCTCTGCATTGACCTGGGCACTGATCTG ATTCCCGCTATCTCTTTGGCTTATGAAAATGCAGAAAATGACATCATGAAGAGACAACCCAGAAATGCTCAGACAGACAGGCTGGTGAACGCGAGGCTAATCAGTATGGCATATGGTCAAATCG GTATGATCCAAGCAGTTGCAGGGTTCTTTACCTACATCGTGGTTATGAGTGAGAATGGATTCTGGCCCAGTTATCTGCCAGGACTTCGAGTTGGTTGGGAAGATAGATCTATCAGTGACCTGGAAGATAGCTATGGTCAACAATGG ACCTTCGAGGCCAGAAAGATTATTGAGTCCACTTGCCACACAGCATTTTTCATCAGTATTGTGGTTGTGCAGTGGGGCGACTTGATCATTGTAAAGACCAGAAGAAATTCCATCATACAGCAGGGAATGAA GAACAAAGTCCTGATCTTTGCCTTTTTTGAGGAAGCTGCTCTTGCAGCTTTCTTGTCCTACTGCCCAGGCATGGACGTTGCTGTCAGAATGTATCCTCTAAG ACCATTGTGGTGGTTCACTGCCTTCCCATACTCACTTCTCATCTTCATCTATGATGAAGTTAGGAAATACCTCCTACGGCAGAATCCAGGAG GCTGGGTGGAGAGAGAAACATACTATTAA